The DNA region TGCCGTACTCCATGACCAGGTTTCTGCCTTTTGCGCCAATTCCGTCAATCTTATCGCCTTCCAGCTTGAGCAGGACTTGTGTCGGATTATCGGTTTCCACAAACTTCAATACCGAAGTAAGTTTTGCGGGCTGCATCATCATACCGCCGTACCAACCGGGATAAAGCCACTTGGTTTCCACGATCAGCGTGTACTTTGAGGGAAGGTCTTTACCAAAAACGATATTTTTCATCGGGCTTAATCCTTTTGCAAAGTCATCGGCGAACCGGGTTTTGTTTTGCTGCCAATCTTCGCTCCACTTCTTCCATTCGTCTTCGTTTTTTGGATTTCCATCCAGAATATCTCTTTTTCGGTTTTCCAGGTATTGCTCTTCGGTGAGATTTTCCGCCATCATTTTCATATCGTCAAAAGTAACCTTTACATTGACTTCTTTCTGACCTTTCAAGAAATCGAAACTTCCAGAAACAACATTTAGCTTTTGTGCGGAAATCATTACCGATAAAGCGGCAAATACAAGAAGAAGTGATTTTTTCATTTTAGTAATTTTTGTCGCGCAAATCTATAAAATTAATCGGTTTTCTACTTAACGCATGGTGCACTTCCCTGAAAAGCTCTTCGTGGGTGCAAACCTCGATTTCGGGTGAAACCCTGATCTTCGCGCGAAAGTGGTCTTTCACTTCTTTGATAAATTTCTCCGATTCGTCTTTGCAGCTGACTTTCACCAGTATTTCATCCATCCCTACCTTATCTTTCCTAATAATGATTTGATAACAGGAAATCCCCTGATAAGAACGGAGCAGATCACTCAGAACTGGCGGATAAAGCGTCGTTCCTTTGTATTTAATCATCTGTTGTTTTCGCCCGATTACCGGACCGAGCCGCATCGTTGTTCTGCCGCATTCACATGGTTCGTAGTGCGGCTTTACGATATCTCCCGTCCTGAATCTCAGCAGCGGAATTGCTTCAACTCCTAAAGTTGTGATGACCAGTTCGCCGCTTTCACCTTCTTTGACGGGGTTTTGGTCATCATCCAGAATCTCAGTAATGATCAGCTCCGGATGGTGATGCCCACCTTTTTGAAATTCACATTCGGTAAAGGCGGTACTCATTTCAGTGGAGGCATACGTTGAAAACAGTTTGATGTTCCACTTTTCAGCAATTTTTTTTGAAAGTTCCGAGTCGGTGAAATCCTGTTCGCGCAAGCTTTCACCAATGCAAACCGCGCCGTAAACGGATGAATTCTGATAGTCAATTCCGTGATTTTCAGCGTACTCGATCATTTTCAGAAGAAATGACGGAACGGTAATCAACCATTTCGGTCGGTAACGCAAAATGCTGTCCCACTGAAGTTCAGGAATTCCGGGTCCCATTCGGATGACTCCTGCTCCCATTTTTCGTAAACCAAGAAAATAAGCCATTCCTGCCATAAACCGCTTGTCGATGGTGGTCATCATCTGTACCAAATCACCTTTTTCTATTCCTGCACAGGCAAAAGAAATCGCCTCATTATAAGCAAGCCGTTCCAAATCTTGGTCTGAAAGTCCGAAAGTGACCGGATCGCCGAGTGTGCCGGAAGTTGTGCTGTAATCCACAATTCTATCCGTGGGAACACAGAAGAAATCGAGGTTGTTTTTCTGAAGGTCGTCTTTGGAAGTGGTGGGTAATTTTGAAAGGTTTTCCAATGTTTTAATCGCCGAAATATCAATTTGATTCTCTGCAAAAAGCTTTTGGTAGAAGTCGGAATTTTCTTTTAAATAAGTTAGAAGTTCCCGCAGTTTCTGCTCCTGAAAAGATTTGATTTCTTCTTTGGAGGCGTATTCTATGGATGGTTTAAGGTTCAAAGTGTCAGAATTTTTTTTAAAAAAATTATTGAAGCAAATATTCGTGAAGCGGAACCAACTCTATTGTTTTTCCATCGACATCAAATGAATCCTTCTGGTCAAAAGTAACTATTTTTCCTTTCGGTTCGTCGAAAAAATTCAGCGCATCGAGCAACCCGTCGAATTCGCGCTTCATATTGTCGGCGGTTATTTCGTAGCACGACTGAACGACTTGTGCTGCTTTTCCCTTTTCTATCGCCACAAAATCACACTCTTTTTTTTCATTAAAGTAATAGATTTCCTGATATTTTCTTCTCAAATGAAGGTAAACCGCATTCTCCAAACGCCTTCCTTTTTCTTCGGTAAAAACGATGGAATTATGGGTGAAAAGTCCCAAATCGATGACATAAACTTTCCTCGGATTCCGGATTTGCGTTTTAACGGAATAACTGAATTTCGGGAGGAACTGAACGATATATGAATTTTCCAAATGTGAAAAATAATCAGTGATAGCGCTCACAGATTTCAGTCCAAACAAATCCTTCATTTTGGTTGCTGAAACCGGTTTTCCGATATTCGAGATTAAATACACCGTCAACTGAAACAGCGAATTCACATCACGGATTCCATATCTCACGGCGATATCGCGATTCAAAACATCGATTAAAAGTCGCTGCAGAACCAATCCGTTTCCTGTGATTAGAAATTCAGGAAAACCACCATCGGCAAGATATTTTTCGGTTGCAGAACTACTGCTTTCCAATTCTTTGAATTTTAAAAACTCGGAAAAAGAAAATGGCAAGAGTTCATATGGGAGATTTCTTCCGGTAAGTTTTGTTCCTAATTCGCGGCTCATCAATGAAGCATTAGAACCTGTAACAACAACTTTATAACCTTCGTCTAATTTTTGCCGAACATAGAGTTCCCAACCTTCAAATATCTGTATTTCATCAAAAAAAAGTTGCTTTACATTTCTTTCTTTGATGATGGAATCCAAGCGCTGAAAGTCGGTCATTTCAAAACCTGCCAATCTCGGGTCTTCAAAATTCAGAAAAAGAGAATTTTCAAGATTTTTGTTCATCAACTGAAGCATCATTGTGCTTTTTCCGGCTCTTCGAACACCCGTGATCAGGATAACAAAATTATCATACACCTCGATTTCATTTAGTTTTTCTCTTTCCAAACCGAGTTTTTTATCAAAAAATATTTCATTTTGATAATCGATAACTTCCATTAACTGACTCTCTGTTAGCATAATACTAATTTTATTCATTACAAATGTACATTTTTATTTGATACTATCAAATATTTTCGTTCGTTACTATCAAATAATATTGTAGTTTAATAACAAATACAATCTTTCATTTATAACGAAAACCTTTATCCATCAGTAACAAACAATATCTTCCATTTTAAATGAAAGTAATTTTTCACATTCATTAAGAGCCTGTTTAAATTTTACCAAATAAACCTGAATTTGTTTTCCCCAACCCTAAAAGGA from Chryseobacterium suipulveris includes:
- a CDS encoding phenylacetate--CoA ligase family protein; the protein is MNLKPSIEYASKEEIKSFQEQKLRELLTYLKENSDFYQKLFAENQIDISAIKTLENLSKLPTTSKDDLQKNNLDFFCVPTDRIVDYSTTSGTLGDPVTFGLSDQDLERLAYNEAISFACAGIEKGDLVQMMTTIDKRFMAGMAYFLGLRKMGAGVIRMGPGIPELQWDSILRYRPKWLITVPSFLLKMIEYAENHGIDYQNSSVYGAVCIGESLREQDFTDSELSKKIAEKWNIKLFSTYASTEMSTAFTECEFQKGGHHHPELIITEILDDDQNPVKEGESGELVITTLGVEAIPLLRFRTGDIVKPHYEPCECGRTTMRLGPVIGRKQQMIKYKGTTLYPPVLSDLLRSYQGISCYQIIIRKDKVGMDEILVKVSCKDESEKFIKEVKDHFRAKIRVSPEIEVCTHEELFREVHHALSRKPINFIDLRDKNY
- a CDS encoding ATP-binding protein gives rise to the protein MLTESQLMEVIDYQNEIFFDKKLGLEREKLNEIEVYDNFVILITGVRRAGKSTMMLQLMNKNLENSLFLNFEDPRLAGFEMTDFQRLDSIIKERNVKQLFFDEIQIFEGWELYVRQKLDEGYKVVVTGSNASLMSRELGTKLTGRNLPYELLPFSFSEFLKFKELESSSSATEKYLADGGFPEFLITGNGLVLQRLLIDVLNRDIAVRYGIRDVNSLFQLTVYLISNIGKPVSATKMKDLFGLKSVSAITDYFSHLENSYIVQFLPKFSYSVKTQIRNPRKVYVIDLGLFTHNSIVFTEEKGRRLENAVYLHLRRKYQEIYYFNEKKECDFVAIEKGKAAQVVQSCYEITADNMKREFDGLLDALNFFDEPKGKIVTFDQKDSFDVDGKTIELVPLHEYLLQ